From the genome of Gorilla gorilla gorilla isolate KB3781 chromosome 4, NHGRI_mGorGor1-v2.1_pri, whole genome shotgun sequence:
CAGTCTTGTGGTAATACTAAAAATGAATTATATGTAAGAAAAGTTGTACAGTAATGCCACTGAGGAGCTGCTGAAGTAacagagttaagaaaaaaaagggtGAGTTAAGAGATAGAATTAGAGAAAGGAGAAcaatacgtgtatgtgtgtgtgttttaaagggGGAAAACAGATATTCAGATAAAATTCCTTTATAgaacatatatttcatatttcatgatgGCAGGTACTGTAACTGTTGTGACCTTCAGTGCCTTGCTAAGTGCTAGAAGGTATTTTGTGATGGAAGAAAGTGTATTATATATGCAATGATTATATATATTGGAAGATGAAGAAGAGAGATGAATCAGAAAAGCAATACTAAGCGCATCCTAGAGTTTGTAAAATCAgaagggaaaaaatacaaaacaaagctGAAGATActtattttccaagtttttagcttaaaaaatagatggtgaaacctcattatAATATCTTAATTGTCTCTTATTACTCCAAAATTCACCcttagtttttatttaataaatttacttATCCATGTAAGAAATGATGTATTATTAGGATTTCCATTGATTCATTACTTACTTTAGCAAAAGAGGGAAATAAACTACTTGTTTATTACTAGAACACtggctaaataaattatgataaacCCATAAAATGGGATACTATGCAACCAACgaggggaaataaataaatatgctctATATGTATTGATGTAGTGAAATCTTCATTAGATTGATTGTCCTTGGAGAAAACAAAGAGTAGAACTCTATGTAGAGTGTGCCACCAATTGTGTGaataattatattcatatatgtttGTAAATACATAGGATATCCATCAAATAATTCACAAAAACCTGTAAATGTGATGGTGTCTTAGGCACTTTACTTTTACCATTTCCTAGGTAATAGGAAATAATTATGTCGTAGTTAGGAAATTATTTTTGTGGGGGGTTTGGAGTGGGGGTACagacaggaaagaaaatgaaagtaattttaaacTGTTTACTCTTTGCACCTTTAGGATTTGGCTCCATTTACTTGTGTCACCtgttaaaaaaactgaaaatcattaataaaaatatgttaccaactttttttcctatttcttccaCATATCTACTTTAATTGATTTCTACTTGGTGTTAACAACTGTTAATGAGCAATGTTTTATTCCTAGAACTGAAATAATCCATACATGTACTCATCTCTcagctaaaaaaaattatttttctcattaatttctcTGGTTGAATCTTATGTTTCTTATgtacctcctcctccaggaagaagaaaggatTTCACACTCTCTGCTACCTTGATTAGGAGACTATTGTCTAGTTTACTCCTCACATGATAGCATTGATCATTCTACTATAATATAAAGTCCTACTTATTTGCCCCACTACTAGACTTCTCAGCTTCATGTGAGCAGGGCTGTGAATGTCTTGTTCATTCCTAGCTCTTTCTAAGCTTCTTTtataataacaaattatttaaatttatatttttttgttaaattgaaTGAATGGCTAAGTTATACTCACAATCCATATCCACACTATACCACAGTTTAGTTAAGCAGGTTGCTAACTGCTAAGCTTCTGTGTCTTGACTAGGACCTTAATCACCTGCAGTAGTATATACCATAGCATGCTCAGTGCATACCAATTGACTATCATTTGACTTTGCTTAAATTGACTTGAAggtataaatgtgtatatttatggaaatataaaGCAGAGCAATTGAAAATTCAAGTGAGACCCTAAGTATACATCTGAAATAATCAACATTGGAATGATTTAAAATTGCGTATAttgaaaaaaagaccaaaaaaacctatgcagaaaacaaaatgtaagcCTAATTAAAATCTTTAAGAGAACCCCACTTTAGGAAAGTGAATAAAGAAAGAGGAATTATCAAGTAAGAAGGAAAGGATGAGAAAAATATAcacttctaccaaaaaaaaaaaaaaaaggaaaagaagcataGCCCAATGCAATACTCTTATACTTAGCTCTAAAGtcattccatttgtttatttattgttttttagatCCTGCTCATTATGGAATATAATctgaaaaaacataaaacatatacacatacacagaattatatatatttcattaggGCATAGATGGGCTTCCAAAATAAGTTGGAGAAGCTATAAAACATAGGGTTTAAGAAATAATCGTGATATTTACCATTCTCTTGAGCAATTTGAccaaaatagaaagaagaaatataaccACCAGAGAGAGCATGATTGATCCTAAGGCCTTTTGTTGGAAATGGTGAACATAAAGCTGATTGAAAGACACATGTTctgaaggagaaaggaaacatCTGTTTTAGGgatggaaatggaaagaaagatggCTACAGATAACATGTGTAGAGATGGAAGTGAGAAGAATAAAGTGGGGTTCACGTCTGCCAGCCTTTTCCTGCCTGGAAAGTTGATGGCGTTATCCGTAAAGTGAAGCTGGAAAATTAGGAATAAAGTACTTGGTgtgaaaaaataagtttataatgAGCATTGAGCAGAGCCAGTTTGATTCATCAGAAAACCATTTAAAGGAATTGGGGGTAGAATGAAGTCTCAATTCAAATAATTCAGACTTTATGATTTAGAAATGGGGCAAGTTGGATTGATCCTCTAATTTTTGAAATCCATGTAGTacagtaaagaaaacaaagtagGAACCCAAATATTCAGGATATGAGGAAGAATGAGAAGATTCTATCTTGGGGCTTggttaaaaaatcaagaaagcattAAAAACATACTATATCTTGGACAAATGTTgttgatttaaaattatttaatgtatataactttattttcatttttttctggttgtgtTATTATTCCAGCATCTTCAACCCAGATTTCAAATACCAGTGTTTTCAAACTAGAAGAGAATCCAAAACCTGCACttattctggaggaaaaaaatgaagctaaCCATCTAGGAGGACAAAGAGATTCTAATAAGCAAGGAGGTAGTTATACACAAGAAAATCCAGGAACATTTAGGCTTCAAGGACAGCCAGGCTATTTTAACAAGCTAGAGAAACCAAGACATTTTAAGCAAGGGAGAGCAGGAGTTTTAAACAAGCCTGGGATTTTAAAGAATTCAGGAAAATCTAACCAAAAAGGGAATCCAGAATGTTCTAATAAGCAGGAAAACTCAGGATCTTCTAGCCAACTAGGGAGACCAGGGATTTCTACCCAACAGGGAAATCCAGGGTCATCTGGCCAACAAGAGAAACCAGGGTCATTTAGCCAGAAAGTGATGGTGGGGTCATCTAGCCAACAGGGGAAGCCAGGATCATCTAGCCAACACGGGAATCTAGGGTCATCAACCCAGAAAGGGAATTTAGGATCTTCTAGCCTACAAGGGCATCTGGGTTTATCTAGCCATCAAGGGAAGCCAGAGTCATCTGGCCAACAGGGGAAGCCAGGGTCATCTAGCCAACAAGGAAATCTAGGATCTTCTGGCCAACAGGAGAAGCCAGGATCTTCTAGCCAACAGGGGAAGCCAGGGTTGTCTAGCCATCAAGGGAAGCCAGGGTCATCTAGCCAACAAGGAAATCTACATTTATCTAGCCAGAAAGGGAATCAAGGACCTTCTAGCAAACAGAGGAAGCCAGGTTCATCCAGCCATCAAGGAAATCTACGATTATCTAGCCAGCAAGGGAATATAGGATCTCCTAGCCAACAGGAGAAGCCAGAGTCTTCTAGCCAACAAGGGAATCTAGGGTCATCTAGCTATCAAGGGAAGCCAGTGTCATCTAGCCAACAAGGGAAGCCAGTGTCATCTAGCTATCAAGGGAAGCCAGTGTCATCTAGCCAACAAGGGAAGCCAGTGTCATCTAGCCAACAAGGGAAGCCAGGGGCATCTAGCCAGCAAGGAGATCTAGGATCTTCTAAGCAGCAGGGGAGGCCAGGATCATCTAGCCAGCAAGGAAATATAGGGTCATCTGGCCAGGAATGGAAGCCAGAGTCATCTAGCCATCAGAGAAAATTAAGGTCATTTTACAACCAacgacaaagaaaaaaatatcgaCAGCACTTTTGATGGCaatataatggactttgaggTTAGTGCTAATAACTTCTTTTTCTCAGTcaacttgacccagcaattctctTTTCCAAGacttaaaatgctttaaaaaccaCAGTGTGTTAATGAAAAGTCACTTGCAATGACACTGATTAAACAAAATGAGAAGAACTTTGGAGATGATTATTTTCATGCATAACACTTATGATTATTAATGAATGTACTGCCCTTCTATTCTTTCATTTCCCTCTATTATTTTCCACTCAAACCTCCCTACCTATACTAGAATAATTCAGATCCTCATCAACTGAGCCCACATCTTTGCCAGGTTTAACTTTCATGTCCATTTTTATCCCATCCGTAATCTATAAATCACTGAAGTAATATTCCTAAATCAAAAATCCTCTCTGATATTTTAGACCCCTGCTTGAAATTCCCCAGTGGCTTCATACTACCTAGAAGATGTAACTTAAACTCCTAAACATAGAATTTACAGATTTTCATGATTATACTGCATACTGTTTAGCCTCATTTCATGTCACTGTTGCTCACACACCACCCATGTCATACAGAGCCCTTTGATTTTCCACTCATGTATTCCTAATACTAATGATTTCCTCTATTATTAAACTCACCTTAACACTTTGTAATTGTCTATTATCAGCTAGATAATGAACTTCTTGAAGAAAGTACCATGTATCCCCAGAACCTAGAATAAGTGTGGCATGTAGTAAGTTCTCCTGAACTGCATTTAGATGGATAGATTAATGCCTGCTACTTGGAAGCTACCATTTCAAATAGGTGAACATCTATCTGATCCACATGTCTCCTGTATTCCCTTTTGAATCCTGCTGCACTTTTACTTTCACTTGCCTGCCTCTCTTCCAACAATCGGCCTcctaatttatttaacaattgcTTTGAATACTCCGTTTGATACTCACATTCAAAACAGTTTTCTAGAACACTATCTTATCATCTTAATGGAAACTATTTTTTTACCTCATAAATTTTCATTCCTCACAAGCCTTCCAGATGAAAGTCATTTGTTCTCTTAGTCATTATCAGTTGGCTGGCATGAAGTAGTAATCTCTCAGAGAGACTCCCTACCATTCAGATCTTAATGCCATCACCAGCAGGTCTGAGTTTTTAGGATGTCACttaaatttttgcaattttgtatttattctagAATAGGAGAAATAACCATGTCCAATTAACACAGTATGTGTGAAATAAATTGATCGTCATGAAAGGGTTGTATGATTTGGAAAATAtggaggtattttttttttatctccctACAACATCTCAGCTCTGAGAATACCACATCCTCTATCAAAAATGTCTCATCATTCTC
Proteins encoded in this window:
- the MARCOL gene encoding MARCO-like protein encodes the protein MRAFIFFLFRLLAMFSASSTQISNTSVFKLEENPKPALILEEKNEANHLGGQRDSNKQGGSYTQENPGTFRLQGQPGYFNKLEKPRHFKQGRAGVLNKPGILKNSGKSNQKGNPECSNKQENSGSSSQLGRPGISTQQGNPGSSGQQEKPGSFSQKVMVGSSSQQGKPGSSSQHGNLGSSTQKGNLGSSSLQGHLGLSSHQGKPESSGQQGKPGSSSQQGNLGSSGQQEKPGSSSQQGKPGLSSHQGKPGSSSQQGNLHLSSQKGNQGPSSKQRKPGSSSHQGNLRLSSQQGNIGSPSQQEKPESSSQQGNLGSSSYQGKPVSSSQQGKPVSSSYQGKPVSSSQQGKPVSSSQQGKPGASSQQGDLGSSKQQGRPGSSSQQGNIGSSGQEWKPESSSHQRKLRSFYNQRQRKKYRQHF